The Sulfurihydrogenibium sp. genome contains the following window.
GGTCAACTGTATTGTGTTTAGATTTAGACATTTTATCTGATTTTCCATAAGCATCTTCAAGCTTTGTTAAAATTGATTTATCTAATCCTAATTTATCAAAAAGTAAAACTGCATTATCATTAAGATTTAAATGATTTTCTTCTAAAACTGCTTTAATCGTTTTTCTTTCCATTTTCTACCTCAAACGTTAATATTTAAAGCTTAAAATCTTATAAGTTTAAAATCTAAATTTATATGTCGAATGAAAAATTCAATAAAAGTATGAGATTCTCCGCCGGCTGCAGAATGACAAATAAAGTTAATCTTTCTTTAATGTCTATCAATCTACCTTTTTCCGCCATCCTAAGGATGTAAGTCCGAAGAATCTTCCATTTTTTAATTTTTTTAAAAATCACTTGTTTCTCACTCAAAGCACTAAATATATTTTATCATGCATAGAGATTTATACATCGGATGAAAAATTGGGTAAAAGTAGGGGGAGTTTTCGTACAGCTACGGAACGATGATGTAGTTTTTGCAAGTAATCTTAGATTCTTTATAGTAGCTTGAAATTTCCTACTTGTATAAAGCATAATATTTAATCTTTCTAAAACTCAAAACATTTAAAAGGAGAAAAATGGAGATATTATTGCCTATTGCCCATACAGAAATTAATGTAATAGAAGTTTTAATTCTTGGGATTGTTGTTGGAGTTTTGTCCGGAATGCTTGGAATTGGTGGTGGCATTATTTTAAATCCAATATTAATAAAAATGGGTATACCTTCTGTAGTAGTAGTTGGAACATCTATTAGTCAGATGATAGGAGCGTCTTTGTCCGGGTTTTTAAACTATCTTAAAGCCGGAAAAGTTGACACAAAAATGGGAAAGTATGTTGTAATATACGGAGTAATAGGTGGTTTTATTGGTGTTTTACTTATAAACTATCTAAAACAATCCGGTGATGTAAAAAGATTTATTCTTCTTGTTTACACTGTATACCTGTTTTTGCTCGGTAGTTTTATTTTTTACGAATCTTTTAAAAACAAAGAAAAACATGAACATAAAGCTCCTGAATTTATTAAAAATCTTCCGTTAAAAAAAGATTTTAACGTTGGTCAAGTCTCTTTGATAGTACCGGCAGGTATAGGATTATTATCGGGATTTCTTGCGGCTGTTATGGGAATTGGTGGTGGGAATTTAGTCGTGCCGGCTTTAATGTATCTTGCAGGCTATGACGTTGTTTCTGCAATTGCTATTAGTGTTTTTCAAATGGTCTTTATCACAAGCTTTTTATCCTTTCTACATTCATACTTTAACCATGGTGTTGATATAATTCTTGGGTTGATTTTGTTGATAGGCTCTTCTTTTGGTGCTGTTTTTGGCTCCATTCTTGGTCAGAAAATAAATAGATTTTATCTAAAAGTGTTTTTAGCTGTTTTAATGTTGATAGTTGCTGCATACAGTCTAAAGCAATTTTTATCTACAAAACAAAAAGAGATTTTTAACCTTGTTTCAGATAACTTTTTTGCTAATCTTCTTACAAATTACCCGCTTGTATACTCAATTTTGGTAATTGTAATTAGCTTGATAGTTGGATATATTATCAGCATCATCACGATGAGAGTAAAAGATCATTTTATGAAAAAGTTTTTAAACAAATCATGAAAATCGGTTGGATAGATTATCTTAATACTTTGCCATTTCAAATAGAAAAGTTTAGAGATTTCCAAATAGTAAAAGACGTTCCATCAAATCTAAACAAACTTTTGTTTGAAGGCAAAATAGACGTTGGAATAATATCAGCAGCTGAATATTTAGAACATTACTATAAATATTTTATCCTTCCAGACCTTTCTATAAGCTCTTACAAAGATGTAAAATCTGTCATTCTTGCATCCCATATTCCATTAGAAGACATTGAAAAAGTTTACATTACAAAAGAATCTAAAACTTCTGTCAACCTTCTTAGAGTGATTTTTGAAATTTTTTTAAACAAGAAACCA
Protein-coding sequences here:
- a CDS encoding sulfite exporter TauE/SafE family protein — translated: MEILLPIAHTEINVIEVLILGIVVGVLSGMLGIGGGIILNPILIKMGIPSVVVVGTSISQMIGASLSGFLNYLKAGKVDTKMGKYVVIYGVIGGFIGVLLINYLKQSGDVKRFILLVYTVYLFLLGSFIFYESFKNKEKHEHKAPEFIKNLPLKKDFNVGQVSLIVPAGIGLLSGFLAAVMGIGGGNLVVPALMYLAGYDVVSAIAISVFQMVFITSFLSFLHSYFNHGVDIILGLILLIGSSFGAVFGSILGQKINRFYLKVFLAVLMLIVAAYSLKQFLSTKQKEIFNLVSDNFFANLLTNYPLVYSILVIVISLIVGYIISIITMRVKDHFMKKFLNKS